The DNA region CCTCGCGAGTGCTCAAGGGACTCCGAATGGCAGGTCGCATGGGGAACCAACGGGTAACGATCCGAAACCTGGAAGTCCTCAAAGTTATTCCCGAACACAACTTGCTGCTCGTCAAAGGCGCTGTCCCTGGACCGGTTAACGGATTGGTGGAAATCGTCAAGCTCTAAAGCCATGGTTGTTGATCTATGGGACAAGAGTGGGACTGTCATCGGGCAAGTGGAATTGCCTGACAGCATCTTCGGGATTGAGCCGCATGAGCATGCCCTCTACTTAGCTGTCCGGGCATTCTTAGCCAACCACCGCCAGGGAACCCACAAAGTCAAGACTCGTGCAGAAGTGCGTGGCGGCGGTCGGAAGCCATGGCGTCAGAAGGGCACTGGACGGGCTCGCCATGGCTCTATCCGCTCTCCCCTCTGGGTCGGTGGAGGGAAAGTGCATGGCCCCCGGCCCCGCGACTACACCCTCGAGCTTCCCAAGAAAGTCAAGCGACTAGCCCGTAAATCTGCGCTCTCTCTCCGAGCTCACGAGGGGAACCTCATCGTAGTACAGGACTTCACTCTGGAGCAGATCAAGACAAAGCTGATGGTAGAGGTGCTCCGCAACCTGCAGCTAGACAAGGCAAAGACCCTGATCCTCTTGCCCCAGGTCGATGAAACGATCGTCTACTCAGCCCGCAATCTCCCACTGGTGACGACGATGCTGGCCCCACAGGCCTCGGCCTATCATATCCTGGCCCATCAGAAGTTACTACTCTTCCGTGGTGCCATTGAACCATTGGTAGCCTCCTTCGGCGAGGAGTACAGCCATGTGGAACATTCTTAAGCGCCCCATCATTACAGAGAAGGCCCTCAAGCTCCAAGCGCAGCGTCAGTATGTCTTTGAGGTTGATCCGAAGGCTAACAAGCTACAAATCAAGCAGGCCATAGAGCAGCTCTTCGAGGTCAAGGTCGAAAGTGTTCGGACCGTCCGCATCAAGGGCAAGCGACGAGTTCGGTTCATCCGTGGCCATCGTATCGAAGGCCGTCTCCCCAACCGGAAGAAAGCGTATGTGACTCTCCGGGAGGGCTACCATATCGACCTCGTCGAAGGTCAACCAACGCAGGCAGAGAGCACTACGTAGGTCTAGGAACCATGGGAATTCGAGTCTTGAAACCTATCACACCAGGTACGCGCTTCTATTCAGTGAGTACCTTTGAAGAGCTCACCACTGACCGTCCCTTCAAGCCCCTCTTACAACCTCTCAAAAGCACAGGTGGGCGGAACAACCTGGGGCGTATCACTTCTCGTCACCGTGGCGGCCGCCACAAGCGACGCTACCGCATCATTGACTTCAAGCGCAACAAGATTGGGATCCCAGCCCGAGTCCTTACCATCGAGTATGACCCTAACCGCTCGGCGCGGATTGCCTTAGTCCAGTACGAAGATGGAGAGTATCGCTACATCCTTGCCCCCGAGGGGCTTAAAGTAGGTGACACGATAGAGTCTGGTCCTCAGGCTGAGATCAAGGTTGGGAATGCCCTCCCGCTCTACCGAATCCCCCCCGGGACACTGATTCATAACATAGAGCTCAAGCCCGGTAAGGGCGGGCAGCTAGTTCGGAGCGCTGGAACTGCAGCCCAGCTTATGGGGTGTGAAGGTAAATACGCCATCGTCAAGCTCCCCTCTGGAGAAATGCGGCAGATTCTCTCTCACTGCATGGCAACAATCGGGCAAGTTAGCAATCCCGATCACGAGAACATTTCGTACGGCAAAGCAGGTCGCCTGCGCTGGCTTGGGGTCCGCCCGCAGACCAGAGGGATCGCTATGAACCCAGTAGACCACCCGAATGGTGGAGGCGAAGGGCGCTCCAAGTCCGGCGGTGGCCGTCAACACCCTGAGTCTCCTTGGGGCCAATTGGCGAAGGGCCTCAAGACTCGAAAGAAGAACAAGCAGTCGGACAAGTACATCTTGCGGCGGCGTAAGTAAGTCATGGCACGCTCGCTGAAGAAAGGGCCATACGTTCATCCCAAACTCCTCAAGAAAGTCCGCCAACTCAACGCCTCTGGGGAGAAGCGCGTCATCAAGACATGGTCCCGTGCTTCGATGATCCTCCCAGAGTTCGTAGGGCATACCTTCGCCGTGCACAACGGCAATAAGTTCATCCCTGTCTACGTAACGGAAAACATGGTTGGCCATCGGTTAGGGGAATTTGCGCCGACCCGAACCTACCGTGGCCACTCTGGCCACCGGAAGGAACAGCGAACGGCTACCCGCAAGTAAGGAGCATGGCCATGGAAGCACGTGCTGTGGCTCGGTACCTTCGCTGCTCGCCGCGGAAGATGCGACTCGTTGTGGACATGATTCGCTACAAAACCGCTGCAGAAGCACTGAGCCTGCTGCGTCTCTCTCCGAAGCGTGCAGCCCGATATGCCGAGAAGGTCCTACGGTCAGCGCTGGCAAACCTCGCCGCCCAACAGGACAACGTCTCTATTGACCCTGCCGATGTGGTCATCACTCGGGCATACGTCGACCCAGGCCCAATGTTCAAGCGCATTCTCCCTGCACCTATGGGCCGGGCATACTGGATTCGTCGGCGGACGAATCATCTAACTCTCGTCGTGAAGCTCCTTAAGGATGTCTCAGTAGCACAGCGGTCGTAGCCGTGGGACAGAAAGTCCATCCCATTGGATTTCGGCTCGGGATTACCCGGGAGTGGGACGCCTACTGGTTCGACGAGAAGAAGTTCGCGGAGAAGCTCCATGAAGACATCCGGCTGCGCTCCTACCTCAAGCAGCGCCTCAAACATGCTGGCGTCTCACGGATCGTGATTGAACGCACTGGCAAAGCAATCACGATTACGATCCACAGCTCCCGCCCTGGTGTCATCATTGGGCGCTCAGGTAAGGACATTGCCCAGCTTGAGGAAGAGCTACGGCATCTGACAGGCGGGAAAGAGGTCCGAGTTCGAATTTCGGAGATCAAGCGTCCAGAACTTGACGCCCAGCTAGTAGCAGAAAACATTGCCCAGCAGATCGAGAACCGGATCTCTTTCCGCAGAGCTATGAAACAAGCTGTCGCAGCCGCCATGCGCATGGGTGCCGAAGGTATCCGTATCAAGTGCTCAGGCCGTCTCGGTGGTGCTGAGATGTCGCGAAAAGAACAGTACCTGGAAGGCCGTGTACCCCTCCAGACACTACGAGCCGACATCGACTATGGGTTTGCTACTGCTTACACGATTTACGGCACTATTGGCGTCAAAGTATGGATTTGCCGTGGAGAAGTCTTACAGCGCCGTTCAGCTCGTGAGCGAGGGAGCTAAGCCATGTTGATGCCACGACGACCGCGGTACCGGAAAACGCAGCGAGGGCGTGTCCGCGGCAAGAGCTTCCGTGGTGCCATCCTAGCATTCGGCTCCTACGGATTGAAAGCCATTGAGGGAGGCTGGGTAACCGCCCAGCAGTTGGAGGCCGCTCGTATTGCCATCAGCCGCCACCTAAAGCGAGGTGGGAAGATCTGGATTCGGGTCTTTCCCGATAAGCCCGTAACGAAAAAACCCTTAGAGACTCGCATGGGCGGTGGTAAAGGGAGTCCCGAGCTCTGGGTAGCTGTCGTCAAGCGCGGACGGATCCTGTTTGAGGTAGACGGTGTCTCTCGGGAAGCAGCCCACGAAGCACTACGGTTAGCTTCGCACAAGCTTCCGCTCAAGACGAAGGTCGTAGAACGATTGGAGCTCGCAACGACGCCATGAAACCCCGAAAAGCTGCAGAGCTTCGACAGCTCACCACAGAAGAGCTCCGCCAATTACTACGCGAAACGGAACGGACCTTGCAGACGCTCCGCTTCCAACACGCCCTCAAGCAATTAGAAAATGTCGCTGCCCTTCGGACCCTGCGAAAAGACATCGCACGTATTAAAACCATCCTGCACGAACGTGGGGTTCATACATAAACAAAGAAGAAGCCAAAGCTATGGAACAGGCACTCCACATAGCAGAATCACCTGAACCGACGGTACTTAGTGAAGAACACCCACAGGTAGCCCAACCCTCCCCCACACAGGCTAAGCGATACGGTAGGCGGAGGGTTCTGATCGGACGCGTAGTCAGTAACAAAGCGAACAAGACCATCGTCGTCACGATCGAGCGCGATGTCATGCATCCGCTTTACAAGAAGACCTACAAGCGGACGACAAAGGTCATGGCTCACGACGAACATAATCAGTGCCAAATCGGCGACCTCGTCAAAGTCGTTGAGTGGCGTCCCTTAAGCCGGAGGAAGCGCTGGATGTTGGTAGAGATCTTGCAGCGGTCGCACCAACAGCCGAGTGCGGAGGAGCTATGATCCAGCAGGAATCCAACTTGGTTGTGGCAGATAACTCTGGTGCAAAGGTTGTGCGGTGTATTCGTGTGCTCGGCGGCAGTAGCCGACGCTATGGGAGTGTTGGAGATGTGATCGTTGTGTCCATCAAATCCGCCGTTCCTCACTCGGGGGTCAAAAAGGGGGAGGTCCACAAAGCCGTCATTGTGCGTACGCGCAAGGAAATCCGCCGCAAGGACGGTACCTATGTTCGCTTTGACGATAATGCCGTGGTCCTCCTCACTCCCGCAGGTGAGCCCCGGGGTACCCGAGTCTTTGGCCCCGTGGCTCGAGAGCTGCGGGAGAAAAACTTCATGAAGATCATCTCGCTAGCCCCAGAAGTTGTCTAAAGCCTGCAGACTGCACCATGGCACTGAAGATCAAGCGAGGAGACACAGTCATGGTGATCGCCGGAAACGACAAAGGCAAAATCGGCAAAGTGCTAGCAGTCTATCCCAAGAAGATGCGAGTCCTCGTAGAGGGAGTCAACGTGCGCAAAAAGCACGTACGGCCTAGCCCACGATACCCGCAGGGCGGGATCATCAGCAAAGAAATGCCTATCCATTACTCCAACGTCATGTTGGTAGACAGCAACGGCCGCCCTACGCGGGTCAGTATCCGACGAGTGGAACGCGATGGCAAAATCGTTCGAGTCCGAATAGCGAAGACCACAGGCGAGGAAATTCCGTAGAGCGGGACCATGGCACGTGTGAAGCGGAAGGTGATTGAGTTCAAACCTGAAGGGCCACGATTGGAAGAGTATACCGGTCCAGTCCCCCCACCGCGGTTGTGGCTGTACTACAAGGAGCACATCGTGCCTACTCTGATGAAGCGCTTCGGCTACCGATCTGTCATGCAGGTGCCGAGGCTAGAGAAGATTGTCATCAACATGGGAGTAGGACGTGCCACGCAGGACATCCGAATCCTGCAGGAGGCCTTCAATCATCTGGAGCTCATAGCTGGTCAGCGCCCGGTAGTTACGTACGCTCGGAAATCCATCGCAAACTTCAAGCTACGTGCCGGAATGCCGATCGGCTGCATGGTAACTCTGCGGCGTGCCCGAATGTACGAGTTTTTGGATCGCTTCATCAACATCGCTGTCCCTCGCATCCGAGACTTTCGTGGCTTCCCTGACCGAAGCTTTGACGGGCGCGGTAACTACACTGTCGGCATCAAAGAGCAGATCATCTTTCCAGAGATTGACGTGGACAAAGTCAACCACATTCTCGGCATGGACATTACGTTCGTCACAACGGCACCAACTGACGAAGAAGCGTATGTCTTGCTCAGTGAATTCGGCTTCCCGTTCCAAAAGCGTAGCTGAAGACCATGGCCAAGACTAGTGTGGTAGCACGCAACGAAAGGCGTCGACGCTTAGTTCAAAAGTATGCTGCCCTTCGAGAGCAGCTCAAGCGTGAGGGTCGGTGGGAAGAACTCCACAAGCTACCCCGGAATTCCTCTCCTGTCCGCCTTCGGAACCGCTGTTTCGTAACAGGCCGCGGGCGAGCCGTCTACCGTAAGTTCGGCCTATGCCGTATTGTCTTGCGGCAGTTAGCTCTGGAGGGTAAGATTCCTGGAGTCCGTAAGGCAAGCTGGTAGCTACAAGCACTATGGCCGTTGTTAGCGACACCATTGGTGATTTCTTGACGCGCATCCGAAACGCATATTCGGCACGGCATCGCACAGTGGAGTGCCCTGCAAGTCGTCTAAAGATTGCAATTGCAGCTATCCTGAAAGAGCGGGGCTACATTGGTGACTACGAGTACATTGAGGACGGTAAACAGGGTATTCTCCGCCTGACCCTCCGGTACGTGAACGGTCGTCCCGCACTGCGAGAAATCGTTCGGGTCAGCAAACCAGGCCGTCGCATCTACGCCGGTGTTAAAGAGTTACCACGCGTCTACAACGGGCTTGGAATAGCTATCGTTTCAACGTCCCGTGGCGTTATGACCGATGCAGAAGCCCGCCGGTTGGGCATCGGCGGAGAGGTCATTTGTAAGGTGTTTTGAGAAGCCTTAGCCATGTCGCGGATTGGTAAGAAACCGCTTCCTGTACCTGAGGGCGTGCAGGTAGAGATCCTCTCTGACTCACTGCGAATCCGTGGCCCCAAAGGGGAGCTACGGGTTCCACTACCATCTGGGATTCAATGCGACTACTGGGATGGAAAGCTCTACTTTTCGCGCCAAAGTGACGAGAAGAAGGTCAAGGCTGCTCATGGCTTGGCCCGAGCTCTGGCAGCTTCAGCTGTCCAAGGGGTAACAACTGGCTTCACACGAACGCTCCAGATAGAGGGTATCGGCTACCGTGCAGAGCTGCGAGGACAGAACCGGTTGCTGTTGACTATTGGTTACTCCCACCCGGTCCTCTTCATCCCACCAGAAGGCATCTCGATAGCGGTCCCAGCACCAAATGTCATCCAGGTGTCTGGTATTGATAAACAGCTCGTAGGGGAAGTCGCTGCGCGCATCCGTGCTATCCGCCCGCCTGAGCCATACAAAGGCAAAGGAATCCGCTATGAAGGTGAATACATCAGACGGAAGGCAGGTAAGGCAGCAGGTCGGTAAGTAACTGAGCCATGGACATTCGGTGCCAGCAGAAGAAGAAGCAGAAGAGGCGCCTGCGGCGCAAACTACGGGTGCGGAAGAAGGTCTCTGGAACCTCGGAGCGGCCACGGCTAACGGTCTACCGTAGTCTCAAGCACATCTACGCGCAGATCATCGACGACACTCGGGGCCACACGTTGGTTTCGGCCTCCACTATAGATCGACAGCTCCGAGCAGAAGTCTCATCTGTGCGTCCAAAAGTAGCTCAAGCGCAAATAGTAGGACGTGCCTTAGCTGAACGGGCCCTGAAAGCTGGCATTCGTACTGTTGTCTTCGACCGCAACGGCTACAAGTACCATGGTCGAATCAAAGCGCTAGCC from Candidatus Kapaibacterium sp. includes:
- the rpsN gene encoding 30S ribosomal protein S14, with the protein product MAKTSVVARNERRRRLVQKYAALREQLKREGRWEELHKLPRNSSPVRLRNRCFVTGRGRAVYRKFGLCRIVLRQLALEGKIPGVRKASW
- the rplP gene encoding 50S ribosomal protein L16, with protein sequence MLMPRRPRYRKTQRGRVRGKSFRGAILAFGSYGLKAIEGGWVTAQQLEAARIAISRHLKRGGKIWIRVFPDKPVTKKPLETRMGGGKGSPELWVAVVKRGRILFEVDGVSREAAHEALRLASHKLPLKTKVVERLELATTP
- the rplD gene encoding 50S ribosomal protein L4; amino-acid sequence: MVVDLWDKSGTVIGQVELPDSIFGIEPHEHALYLAVRAFLANHRQGTHKVKTRAEVRGGGRKPWRQKGTGRARHGSIRSPLWVGGGKVHGPRPRDYTLELPKKVKRLARKSALSLRAHEGNLIVVQDFTLEQIKTKLMVEVLRNLQLDKAKTLILLPQVDETIVYSARNLPLVTTMLAPQASAYHILAHQKLLLFRGAIEPLVASFGEEYSHVEHS
- the rplN gene encoding 50S ribosomal protein L14 gives rise to the protein MIQQESNLVVADNSGAKVVRCIRVLGGSSRRYGSVGDVIVVSIKSAVPHSGVKKGEVHKAVIVRTRKEIRRKDGTYVRFDDNAVVLLTPAGEPRGTRVFGPVARELREKNFMKIISLAPEVV
- the rplR gene encoding 50S ribosomal protein L18, translating into MDIRCQQKKKQKRRLRRKLRVRKKVSGTSERPRLTVYRSLKHIYAQIIDDTRGHTLVSASTIDRQLRAEVSSVRPKVAQAQIVGRALAERALKAGIRTVVFDRNGYKYHGRIKALAEAARQAGLQF
- the rpmC gene encoding 50S ribosomal protein L29 translates to MKPRKAAELRQLTTEELRQLLRETERTLQTLRFQHALKQLENVAALRTLRKDIARIKTILHERGVHT
- the rplV gene encoding 50S ribosomal protein L22 gives rise to the protein MEARAVARYLRCSPRKMRLVVDMIRYKTAAEALSLLRLSPKRAARYAEKVLRSALANLAAQQDNVSIDPADVVITRAYVDPGPMFKRILPAPMGRAYWIRRRTNHLTLVVKLLKDVSVAQRS
- the rpsQ gene encoding 30S ribosomal protein S17, translating into MIGRVVSNKANKTIVVTIERDVMHPLYKKTYKRTTKVMAHDEHNQCQIGDLVKVVEWRPLSRRKRWMLVEILQRSHQQPSAEEL
- the rplB gene encoding 50S ribosomal protein L2, whose protein sequence is MGIRVLKPITPGTRFYSVSTFEELTTDRPFKPLLQPLKSTGGRNNLGRITSRHRGGRHKRRYRIIDFKRNKIGIPARVLTIEYDPNRSARIALVQYEDGEYRYILAPEGLKVGDTIESGPQAEIKVGNALPLYRIPPGTLIHNIELKPGKGGQLVRSAGTAAQLMGCEGKYAIVKLPSGEMRQILSHCMATIGQVSNPDHENISYGKAGRLRWLGVRPQTRGIAMNPVDHPNGGGEGRSKSGGGRQHPESPWGQLAKGLKTRKKNKQSDKYILRRRK
- the rpsS gene encoding 30S ribosomal protein S19, with product MARSLKKGPYVHPKLLKKVRQLNASGEKRVIKTWSRASMILPEFVGHTFAVHNGNKFIPVYVTENMVGHRLGEFAPTRTYRGHSGHRKEQRTATRK
- the rplF gene encoding 50S ribosomal protein L6, giving the protein MSRIGKKPLPVPEGVQVEILSDSLRIRGPKGELRVPLPSGIQCDYWDGKLYFSRQSDEKKVKAAHGLARALAASAVQGVTTGFTRTLQIEGIGYRAELRGQNRLLLTIGYSHPVLFIPPEGISIAVPAPNVIQVSGIDKQLVGEVAARIRAIRPPEPYKGKGIRYEGEYIRRKAGKAAGR
- the rplX gene encoding 50S ribosomal protein L24, whose protein sequence is MALKIKRGDTVMVIAGNDKGKIGKVLAVYPKKMRVLVEGVNVRKKHVRPSPRYPQGGIISKEMPIHYSNVMLVDSNGRPTRVSIRRVERDGKIVRVRIAKTTGEEIP
- the rplE gene encoding 50S ribosomal protein L5 yields the protein MARVKRKVIEFKPEGPRLEEYTGPVPPPRLWLYYKEHIVPTLMKRFGYRSVMQVPRLEKIVINMGVGRATQDIRILQEAFNHLELIAGQRPVVTYARKSIANFKLRAGMPIGCMVTLRRARMYEFLDRFINIAVPRIRDFRGFPDRSFDGRGNYTVGIKEQIIFPEIDVDKVNHILGMDITFVTTAPTDEEAYVLLSEFGFPFQKRS
- the rpsH gene encoding 30S ribosomal protein S8, with the translated sequence MAVVSDTIGDFLTRIRNAYSARHRTVECPASRLKIAIAAILKERGYIGDYEYIEDGKQGILRLTLRYVNGRPALREIVRVSKPGRRIYAGVKELPRVYNGLGIAIVSTSRGVMTDAEARRLGIGGEVICKVF
- the rplW gene encoding 50S ribosomal protein L23, with the protein product MWNILKRPIITEKALKLQAQRQYVFEVDPKANKLQIKQAIEQLFEVKVESVRTVRIKGKRRVRFIRGHRIEGRLPNRKKAYVTLREGYHIDLVEGQPTQAESTT
- the rpsC gene encoding 30S ribosomal protein S3, whose protein sequence is MGQKVHPIGFRLGITREWDAYWFDEKKFAEKLHEDIRLRSYLKQRLKHAGVSRIVIERTGKAITITIHSSRPGVIIGRSGKDIAQLEEELRHLTGGKEVRVRISEIKRPELDAQLVAENIAQQIENRISFRRAMKQAVAAAMRMGAEGIRIKCSGRLGGAEMSRKEQYLEGRVPLQTLRADIDYGFATAYTIYGTIGVKVWICRGEVLQRRSARERGS